The following are encoded together in the Anopheles nili chromosome 3, idAnoNiliSN_F5_01, whole genome shotgun sequence genome:
- the LOC128725847 gene encoding deoxyuridine 5'-triphosphate nucleotidohydrolase: MPEQKCVLKFAKLSENAFPPSKGSTKAAGYDLKSAYDYIVPARGKQLVMTDIQVQVPEGCYGRVAPRSGLAVKNFIDVGAGVVDEDYRGNVGVVLFNHSEADFEVKKGDRIAQFICEKISYPDLEELPSLTDTERGAGGFGSTGTN, encoded by the exons ATGCCAGAGCAGAAGTGTGTACTTAAATTTGCCAAGTTGTCGGAGAATGCTTTTCCGCCATCGAAAGGTTCAACTAAAGCTGCCGGCTATGATTTGAAAAG CGCCTATGACTATATCGTTCCTGCTAGAGGAAAACAGCTCGTCATGACCGACATCCAAGTACAGGTACCCGAAGGCTGTTACGGCCGAGTAGCACCCCGGTCAGGGCTTGCTGTGAAGAATTTCATCGATGTCGGTGCCGGTGTCGTCGATGAAGACTATCGCGGAAACGTTGGTGTTGTGCTGTTCAACCATTCGGAAGCTGATTTCGAAGTTAAAAAAGGAGATCGCATCGCTCAATTCATATGCGAAAAAATATCCTACCCAGATTTGGAAGAGCTTCCTTCTCTTACTGACACGGAGCGTGGAGCAGGGGGCTTTGGTTCTACCGGAACCAATTAG
- the LOC128722901 gene encoding unconventional myosin ID has product MAMRQEVGVQDFVLLDSVTQENFMDNLKRRFQAGKIYTYIGEVCISVNPYRDMNIYGPEYVSRYKGRELFENAPHIFAIADAAYRVLKQRNNDTCIMISGESGAGKTEASKIIMKYIAAVTNQGKQSEIERVKNVLIKSNAILECFGNAKTNRNDNSSRFGKYMDIEFDYKGDPVGGIITNYLLEKSRVIQQQSGERNFHCFYQLLRGGSNNEIQQFNLGRDPAAYHYTNQGSTETLSEKSDYRATTAGLQALGFSPEEISMVWRTVAAILHLGNIDFRMQEESVSIVNGKTLANVAQLLQVTEDEMRSALTERVIAARGEIMTKSHDTKQAEYGRDALAKAIYDRMFTWIIQRINKAILVPGSATQKRYNKVIGVLDIYGFEIFDRNSFEQFCINYCNEKLQQLFIELVLKQEQEEYNREGIEWTNIEYFNNQIICALVEQADKGVIAIMNEACLNVGKITDEMLLGDMDKKLTHHPHYSSRQLKPMDKELRHKEDFRITHYAGDVIYSINGFIEKNRDTLFQDFKRLLYGSHDKLISSMWPEGAQDIAKTTKRPLTAGTLFQKSMAELVATLLRKEPLYVRCIKPNDVKSPTVFDDVRVEHQVRYLGLLENVRVRRAGFVHRQRYDKFLLRYKMISQYTWPNFRGGNDHDGVKVLMNEKNFAHDVRFGRTKIFIRSPQTLFALEQQRNDMIPHIVTLLQKQVRGWIARQKYKKMKAALVIMRHYRKYKLKSYVQDLAIRFRNARTLRDYGKSIQWPQPPLVGRQAERQLRMLHSRWRAAMILRKYPREEWPQLRLQIIAAGAFRKRRKFWGHDRRWLGNYLSIVAENSNYSSYNASVRNIKNSDNFDTIVFSAFVKKFNKCNKSADRAIIVTDGAIYKLDGAKNKFRNMKRKVPIREITSITVSPGRDQLAVFHSHHNNDLIVALQGEHQTLKEDRIGELIAHVVRRYFAICQQELPVNVAPSFALRLGNKSRSLSVEAAVGQDMPEFSYAGTFIIFKVPPAYASPMETSEAVPNTLPQRY; this is encoded by the exons ATGGCTATGA GGCAGGAAGTGGGGGTGCAAGACTTTGTGCTGCTCGACTCGGTAACGCAGGAGAATTTCATGGACAACCTGAAGCGAAG GTTTCAGGCCGGCAAAATCTACACATACATCGGTGAGGTTTGTATTTCGGTGAACCCGTACCGCGACATGAACATCTACGGACCGGAGTACGTGAGTCGGTACAAGGGGCGAGAGCTGTTCGAAAACGCGCCCCACATCTTCGCCATCGCAGACGCCGCATACCGAGTGCTAAAGCAACGTAACAATGATACCTGCATTATGATTTCGGGCGAATCCGGTGCCGGCAAAACCGAGGCGTCCAAGATCATTATGAAGTACATAGCGGCCGTCACGAATCAGGGAAAGCAGAGTGAGATTGAACG GGTAAAAAATGTACTCATTAAAAGTAATGCAATCCTGGAATGCTTCGGAAATGCTAAAACCAACCGTAATGACAATAGTAGCCGTTTTGGTAAGTACATGGACATCGAGTTCGACTACAAAGGAGATCCGGTTGGTGGCATAATTACGAACTACTTGCTGGAAAAATCACGAGTCATCCAGCAGCAGAGCGGGGAACGAAATTTCCATTGCTTTTATCAG CTACTGCGTGGCGGCTCAAATAATGAAATACAACAGTTCAATTTAGGGAGAGACCCGGCGGCCTATCACTACACCAACCAAGGCAGCACGGAAACCCTTTCGGAAAAGTCAGATTATCGAGCCACCACCGCTGGGCTGCAGGCTCTTGGATTTAGCCCGGAAGAGATTTCGATGGTGTGGCGCACGGTAGCGGCAATTTTACATTTAGGAAACATCGACTTCCGTA TGCAGGAGGAAAGCGTCAGCATAGTGAATGGCAAGACGTTAGCGAATGTTGCTCAATTGTTGCAAGTCACCGAGGATGAAATGCGTAGTGCTCTTACGGAACGGGTAATTGCCGCGCGAGGTGAAATTATGACCAAAAGCCACGACACGAAGCAGGCCGAGTACGGTCGAGATGCGTTGGCCAAAGCGATATATGACCGCATGTTCACCTGGATCATACAGCGCATCAATAAGGCCATCCTTGTGCCGGGAAGTGCTACCCAAAAGCGCTACAACAAGGTAATCGGTGTGCTGGATATTTACGGTTTCGAGATATTTGACCGGAACAGCTTTGAACAGTTTTGCATCAACTACTGCAACGAAAAGTTGCAGCAGTTGTTCATTGAGCTGGTGCTGAAACAGGAACAGGAAGAGTATAACCGCGAAGGTATCGAGTGGACCAATATCGAGTACTTCAATAATCAG ATTATTTGTGCGCTTGTCGAACAGGCCGACAAAGGCGTCATCGCCATCATGAACGAGGCCTGTTTGAATGTGGGAAAAATAACCGACGAAATGCTGCTAGGCGATATGGACAAAAAGCTAACGCATCATCCACACTACAGCAGCCGCCAGTTGAAACCAATGGACAAGGAATTGCGTCACAAGGAAGATTTTCGCATCACGCATTACGCCGGGGATGTAATCTATTCCATCAATGGATTTATAGAGAAAAACAGAGACACTTTGTTCCAGGACTTCAAACGGTTGTTGTACGGTTCGCACGATAAACTGATTAGCTCGATGTGGCCCGAGGGAGCACAGGATATAGCCAAAACGACGAAGCGTCCTCTGACAGCTGGCACACTGTTCCAAAAATCGATGGCAGAGCTCGTAGCTACGTTGCTTCGGAAGGAACCTCTGTATGTGCGGTGCATTAAGCCTAACGATGTCAAGAGCCCGACCGTTTTCGATGATGTTCGCGTTGAGCATCAGGTGCGATACTTGGGTCTGTTGGAAAACGTACGTGTACGGCGTGCCGGATTCGTACATCGACAGCGGTATGACAAGTTTCTGCTGCGATACAAGATGATTTCACAGTACACGTGGCCGAACTTCCGCGGTGGCAATGACCATGACGGAGTCAAGGTgttgatgaatgaaaaaaactttGCACATGACGTGCGTTTCGGGAGAACGAAAATATTTATCCGTTCGCCGCAAACGCTGTTTGCGCTAGAGCAGCAACGGAACGACATGATACCGCACATTGTGACACTACTGCAGAAGCAGGTCCGTGGGTGGATTGCGCGGCAAAAGTACAAGAAGATGAAGGCTGCCCTTGTTATCATGCGCCACTACCGCAAGTATAAGCTGAAGAGCTACGTGCAGGATCTCGCGATTCGATTCCGCAATGCACGCACGCTGCGCGACTACGGTAAGAGCATACAGTGGCCCCAGCCTCCGCTTGTCGGTCGGCAAGCGGAGCGGCAACTCCGGATGCTGCATTCTCGCTGGCGTGCTGCGATGATCCTTCGCAAGTACCCACGCGAAGAGTGGCCACAGCTGCGACTGCAGATTATCGCCGCTGGTGCGTTCCGCAAGCGAAGGAAATTCTGGGGTCACGATCGCAGGTGGCTCGGTAACTATCTATCGATCGTAGCAGAAAACAGCAACTATTCGTCGTACAATGCGAGCGTGCGCAACATAAAGAATTCGGATAACTTTGATACGATCGTGTTTTCGGCGTTTGTGAAAAAGTTCAACAAATGCAACAAATCTGCCGACCGAGCGATCATAGTTACCGACGGTGCTATTTACAAGCTGGACGGAGCGAAGAACAAATTCCGGAACATGAAACGGAAGGTTCCCATTCGGGAG ATTACATCGATCACTGTGAGTCCAGGACGAGATCAGCTAGCAGTGTTTCATTCACACCATAACAATGACCTCATCGTGGCCTTACAAGGCGAACATCAGACGTTGAAAGAGGATCGTATCGGAGAGTTAATAGCACATGTCGTTAGACGATACTTTGC taTTTGTCAGCAAGAACTCCCGGTTAACGTGGCACCGTCATTCGCACTACGATTGGGAAACAAATCAAGGTCGCTTAGTGTTGAAGCTGCTGTGGGGCAGGATATGCCAGAATTTTCGTATGCCGGTACTTTCATCATCTTTAAGGTTCCTCCGGCATATGCCAGCCCCATGGAAACATCAGAAGCCGTTCCGAACACACTACCGCAGCGATACTAG